TCAGCTCACCTGCTTGTTGTAGATGTTGAAGTAGATGTTGAAGAGGTACCAGAGGCCGAAGAGCGCCCCCAGCTGCAGCGTCTTCACTAGCCCTCCTCCCGCTTCCTCCCCGGCCCcctgcgccgcggccgccgccgacgccgacgccgccacgTCCCTGCATCtccgcttctcctcctcctcaagCGGTGAGGCCGGGACGAGCCCGGCGCGGGCGGAGAGGCGGAGGCCGCGCGCCGGGAGGACCGGGCGgagtccggcgccggcgccggcgccgccgcggcggtagCTAGGGCAAGCGGcgagcggccgggcggcgcatgGCCGGACTAGCCCGATGGCCGCCGAGCTTTGCATTGTCCTGGGGAGGATCGCCGCGGCGCCCCGCCGAAGGTCCGGGAAGCCTGAGCCTCGGGAGGCGGGCGGAGGgatcgaggcggaggcggcggcggcggagagcacgAGGTTCCCACCGGGTTTGGTGAGGTGGTGCCGGGCGAGTGACAGTGCGCGAGATTTGGAGGAGGACTTTTATGCAGCGGCGAGGCCGCGTTGAACTGGCACCGTGTCACTGGCATGCGGGCCAACGGAGCTCGTGGGACCCACTTGAGTGGGCGGGTGGATCCGACGTGGGCTTGGACCGCATCGCCGCTCCGTGGAGCGCAACGAACAGCTGTCGCTGGCAAACAAGCAGGCCGTGCGGGCCCAACCGCTCGGCGACTGAAACGCCGGGGGAGCGTGCGTGTTGCGGCGGTTTCGAGGGGAAAGCTGAGATGTGGACCCGCACGCACAAACAAACAGGCTTTCTTACCAACAGAATTTTTAAAAATGAACTTTGGTCTTATTTAGATGTctttaaaattcaaaaattttacaagattttccGTTACATCCAAtattgaacacatgcatgaaatattaaatgtagttaaacaaaataattaattacacagtttatttATAATTTACGAGATAAATCTAAACCTAGTTAATCCAtagcgggacaataattaccaaatacaaacgaaagtgctacagtgttttacgatcaaaactttatgcatctaaacaagggttTTGGCGTTATTGTCATGTTTTGAAGCGAAACGATGAAATGAagattttctctatttttagatTGTAGGAGTTTaccctgtttttttttgaaaatgaagAGACCGTTTGCCACTATCAAAAGCAGATAACAGTGTTAAATTACTATGAAATGATCTATCTGCCGGATCCAAGGCGCCCGCCTAAGCCCGGCCCGCGTTAGAGGGGAAGATTAGCAAAGCGGAAAAAGACAGAGGGAGGGGGAGCAGCATCTTATTCTCTTCGCGTTCAGGATCGGAGAAGCATTCGTAAGGGGCGAGGCCTTCGTTTCGTTGGCAGAAGCAGAAACCATACAATCCATTCCATTCGGGGCTTCGGGGACCAAAAACGAACTCTGTTTACTTTTTTCATAGATAGATGATATATATAGGAATAATATATACATCCCTTTACTTTAGATGTCTATGTATCTTTTTCATCTCCCGATTAGGGTTATGATACCTGATGTGGCGCTGATTGGTGGTACTTCTCGAGTACTATCTCGATTGAAGTATTACCAATCGTTGGTGGTAACATCGTGTGTCGCTACTAATTTAACCAGCAGCAGCACAAAAAGGACGCTGGGTATGCTGAACCTCACGAAAGAATCTGCAAGCGTACAGATACCGGTGTAACTTTTATTTTAGTGTATTTCAAGGGTTATTGAATCTAAGGGAATATGAGTACGATATCTACGATTCAGGCTCATCAAAAAGACACAACACTGGTAGGATCAAGCGATCGAGAGGACTATTTAGATTCAAGGTAAGATTAGACTAAGAATCAGTTGTTTACGTCGAGCATTAGTTTCGCCTGGTCAGACAAGAAGTTCTGGCATAGGCTGCTATCGTGCAACCGAACATGGATGATTATGATGGCACAAAATAGGGTTGTCACAATCTGAAGGCTACCGCACAATAATCGAATGGTAAAGAGTCTAGGCATCATGCCTACACTATCGTTTAATAACTCTAGTCCTAGTCAAGAACATCCGTCTCTATCGGGAATCTTAGACTAGAGCTAACCACAAATACTAGCAAACACTCAATCCAATAAATAGTAAGAAACTACTAACTGATGGCCCTCCCATTGGTCCATGGCCGACCGGCCCAAGACGCCACCGCCTTTGCCCTTTGATGTGGCACCCTCCCATTAGCCACTGATGTCGGTTCCAGCTGATTGGCTTCAGCCCTCACCCGTGCGAGAATAAGACACACCACAAGTTGAACCTCAAGCTCAATTCCTCTGTTGTTTAGCCTATAGACTAGTGGAGTTTAGGCTGAAGTAGTAGTATTTGGGTCCCCAAAGTTGCTTAGGTGTTTCGGTGTGGGTTCCGCTCTTATCTTCCTTTGTAATTCTCAGATAGCTGTAACAGATTTATCTTGTAGTTATTTATATTCGTTATTTATATTCGCGTGACCTATCCTGCTGTTTCAAACATATACTACATGATTAGTATGTATTCATATCTTTTGCTTTGCATGATTAGACAATTAGGTTTAGTACATCAGTATCCATTCCAATATTCATATGTTTGCTttagtatgatgtctgtccatccgaatgGTGAGGGCTCCACACGagatactagagtatcgcttattAATGTAGACATGATGTTCAGGTTAATCAAATGTTGCTGGATGTTGCCCTTTCCCATAGTTTGTAGAGATAGCTTGCAAGTGGTGACAGTCCTTTTTTGTGCCATCgaaatcctccacgttcggattgaGAGGTAGGAGGTTCATAAATTACCGTGATGATATAGATAGTCTTATCTATCAGTCATGAGCAGTCTCCTGGCAGTATCTGTTGTGTCTAAAGCTAGGATAACCATGTGTATGGTGTAATGTATAGCATGAGCTGTATAATTAACTGCAAGTACATAAAACCTGAGCTGCTAACTTCTTATTTTCTCCCTGCCTTACGAATATATTAACTTGAGCATGAAATTTGTGTGTCAGACTATCTCTATCCATTATTTATCTTACCACtatttatgcaattgaatatccGAACAAAAACTATTCATCAACTTACCTATTTATTCTGCTTGAGTACTCTGGAGTACTCTTGAGTAAAATTAACAACCATGGAGTACTCTTGAGTAAAATGCTACATCgctattctgtgcgcttgcggtttTATTCGTAATTTACGAATACCCTCATTGGCGTTTGCGGGCATTGTCGCCTAGGAACACCAAATCTAGTGGTGACGCTAGTAAACGCCAACAATCATCGCCGCCaccatcatcaaaatcattatAAGCATCAAACGTTCTGTCAAACTACGCATCTTATATGATATCGTTGAGTGGATTATCTGTTGGAGGGTGAGCATTCTTGCCATGATACTTTCAGATAATGTAGTTCTCAACAAAACCACCCTCCAACACGTGCGATCTGATTGTAGTTGTGTCGTTGAATACTCTCATATTCTGCAGGTTTTGCATGGACAAGGTATCCTCCATGTCTTCTCATTTCTTGCGTGGTTCTCCGCAGCTTGAATGAATTTATTATATTCTCCGAGAAAATAGGTGTCTGTCCTTCGTGCTTTGTTCATCCATGTCCTATCCATctctgaaaagcaacaaataaTTTAAATGGATTAAAACAATCTCTTTAATAATTTGGTAAATAAATGCATGTGTGTAAACATAGAAAAAAAACTATCATGCATGTGTATAAACATCGAAAAATTAAATCAAATCTTTTTCTCTCCCCATGAATCTAGAAAATTGTTTACTTGAAAATGAGGCTAAAACATAGATTGGGCTCAAATGATTACATAATCTTCTTCTACTACTACAATAACATAACTTCATCCAAAAGTTTGAGGTAAATGGAGCTCCAAAATAATATATGCACTGATATTGGAAAAAGTCAATTTAACATAtactaaataaaaaaatcaagacCAAGACTATTATTGTACCACTAAATCTTGGGAAAAAAACTAGCATGCATTTGAgtaaatatagaaaaaataatttctttatcTCTATCCTCCGTGGATCTAGAAAAACTATTTACTTGTGAGTGAGGCTATAACTTATTGGTTGAGCCCATATAATATTATAAGCTTGTTCTCCTACTAAAATATCACAACTTCATCCAAAAAATTGATGCAAATGGAGCCCCAAATGACAAATCCACTCCATGGAGATCTAGATCTAGCCAGAGGCAAATAGAGCTCCATTTGAGCTGTAAATTATCAAAACAACATAGAAAAGGCATGGGATTAGCATCTACTTATCTTTTAGAGCCCCCAACTTCAAGGAAATCATATTTAAAACCTTCCCACCCTCttacttttttatttattatttttgggcagcacctccccgagGAAGCAATGGGTTGttaggaggaggaagaaggtgatATGCTATTTTATCGGTTTCAAGGGTGGGTGACGGGTGACTCGCCCCTAAAAAGCCAGGGGTGGATCAAATACTATAGTAACCTTACTTCTTTTGTAGAAACGTGTTACATTGACCCACCAATGAAAAAAATGTGGCGTTGCTACAGATCATTTTTGGAGTAGTGCCAGAATTTTGGTTCTAGTATTGACCAACTCTTGGGTCCAGCATTGACACTTGAAGAGAGAAGACAGAGGTGGTACACGCCTGTTGTATAGCCGTATAGGGTAGCACAAATGTAAGAGAATACAGCTACTAATCAGCCAATGAAACTGCTAACTACCACAAATCTTTTGTCTACGACCGAGTACCCAGAAATAGCAACGGGCGCTATAAAACGCCGGTCACGCCCAGGAGCATAACCAGGCACCCCCGCAATCACAGCCCGAAGTCCGGCACCCACCAAGAATGgcacgcctcgccgccgtggccgtggccctcgcagccaccgcCGCGGTGGCTGGAGCCGCCGAGACCTACTACGCGTCCGTGGAGAACCACCTCCCGGCGCAGGGCATGAAGCTCGTGTGCCAGGCGATCGGCGGCATGTTCCTGACGGCGCTCAGCGTGGTGCCCCGCGGCCGCGTGCCCCACGGCCAGGCCGGGCGGCGCATTGCCGAGCTGATGGTGGAGGACGGCCGGAACGGGTGGGTGCGCTGTAACTGGGCGTACGCCGGCAACTACGTCGCCGGCCTCACCCTGCTGGACTCGCGGTGGCCGGACGCCAAGAAGTGCCAGGACCCCGCCGGCCAAGGCCTGTGCCGCGTCGTGTTCGAGCACGACGCCATGATCCTCAGGACGCCCGACGGCGGGGAGCGCGTGATCGGCGACCTGCCGGTGAAGCGGTGCCGCCGGCACTGGCTGCTGTTCAGCACTGAGTGCTCGTACCCGGACCACCCTCATCCCTacgtcggccgccgcctcggcaaCGCCTTCCAATACTTCGCCATCTGATTGCCGGCCTGTCCTCTCGGTGTCGGTTGTAATTGGGCCAGAGGGGTGCCAACCAATTTGGGAGTCCAATTTTGTAAACTTTTACAAGGCCTTccaatacaatacaatacaaaTTACAAAGACATGCGCCCACGGCAAAAagggcgacgtggcccaatgAGATTATCAAACGCGCAAGGTAACCCAAGTGCACGAAACCGAGTTAAACTTTGAACTCAACACACCAACAGCTTTCAAATTGAATCTTCAACTCAGAAATTCCCGGTTGCAGCATGAACTAGAGATCTTTTTCCTTGATATCTGATCGAAAACCATGAGCTTGGGATCCAGATTGAGCACGAAATTAAACTCGTTACACTAACAGAGGTAAACAAAAAGGGTAAAAGAAAAGCAGGTAGCAGATCGGCCAGGGCGCCATGGGCCCATGGCAGAAGATACCTGCTGTCCATGGCCGCAGTAGCAGCGACGAGCCGACGACCAAGTTAGCAGAGGCCAGAGGCACGGCTCGTCGGTGATGGACTTGGATCGTCGGCTTTCATTGCTATCAAAGGACGCTATTTCTCTGCTTAAGCATGACAATGGCATGCTTGCAGGACTAGCGTCGTTCAGAACTTTATGAATTCCAAAGCACCGTAAGTTTACTCTCATGaaagtttttgcaaaaaaatgctTATGTGTGATAGATCTGGAGCAAAATTGTGTAAACAGGAAGCCATTAAATTAGAGCTTAGGCTTGGTATAAAAAGCTTTGAGTGCTTCATACGAACAGCATCAACATCCAATCGGTTTAATATGAAACATTTGAGGACACGGAGCAGAATTGAGTGTCAAATTTGTGCCGTTGCAGTTCTTTCTTCTGTAACTGGATGGGGAGTCGCTATTTCATGACGTCCTGTATTCAATTAGCGATGGTTTCATGAAACCGGCATTAGCTAGGTTTAGGTTCTGCCATCCAGCTCTTAGAAATCCCATCAGAACCAAGGTTTCTACACATTACACGTGTTTAAATTATAGGGTTTGTATGTGGCTTCATTTGTCATTTTTCATGTCATGTTGCAACGCCCTCACCTGCACTCAGAGACAGAAGAAGGCATGCACGTCAAACATTATAATTTGCTACTCCAGTATCATCGAAGATATGAAAACAAATACCTGATTGAATTTCTGTTGGAACAGGATCTGGACTTCTCTCCGCAGGATTTCAACTTCCAGAGCATACTCTCTGCGTTCCTCATGAGATGTCAACTCATCCAATTGCACCCTCAATGCATACAGGGAATCATCCAAGCCTGAAAACTTCTGCAGATCTACTGCATCATCTGAAGTAAGCTGCAGCAGACTTTTAGCAGCTAACAAAGCCTGCATAATGATCAGTAAAAAGTGCGATCAGGAAGATTAACATCCCGTGCTCCATGCCAAAGATAAGGAAGTATTCACATAGAAGCCATTTTAAAGGGTACCTTCTCCTGAAGGTCAATGTCAGGCGCTGATATCATATCAACTACAGATTTTATGAATAGGTGGTTGCTTAATAATGATGCCTGTGACTTTCCTGTACTTAGCTGAAAGTCGGCTACATATGCCAGTAATGACACAACCTTTTTCTGAAGCCGAACATTGTTGCCATCAGTTGACAATATGTGCTGCAAACAAACAACGCATTGGTATACTTCAAACCTTGCGTTTGTCTAGATATTCAATGTTTGATTTCCTTTTTGTACCTGCAACATTGCATACCCGTTTTCTGAAAGGAAGAGCTCCTGGCCATGTTCATTGTCCCTAATCAAGGAGGATATAGCATACAAGGCTTTTGCAGCTTCTGCTGCAGAACTGGAATAACCCATGTTCACTAATCTTTTCAAAGCTCCATAACCAAGGATCTAGCCAAGTATAAAATGAGTTGTGTAAATAGTGATAACCAGTACAATGATGCATTGAGAAAACATAAGATAGTTTCTTGAGTAAGGATAGGACTAAAAGCAAGAGagaaatcatcaaggaaaatagTTGGAGACCTGTTAGGTTGATACTTGATAGTACCTGGTTTTGGACAAGAACATTATTCTGACTGGCTTTACCCAGGACCCATGCTGATGTAGTCCTTATTCCTTCATCTGCATTGTTAAGTTCCTGAATCAATGGAATAAGGCCTCCAAGTTTTTCAAGGTCTGAAAATAGGTGTGAGAAAATCATGTGGCCATGAGAGAAGCATAAAAGATATAACTCCTTGTTTGCATAAATTGACAACAAACACAGAAATAAGCCACCAATTTTATCTAAGGGCCTAACAGGAAATGGAAACTTCAAAGCACAGTTCTAATTTTCAGAACAAATATGTACCATTCAGTAGGTACATGGACCATCTTTGCATGCATCAAATTCAGGTAAATAACTGCTGTGTCTGTAATCTGAACTGCAAATATTCTTTCTGGGTGGAAAGGAGGACTCTGGTTACGAGCATAAGTTTATATCAACAAACGTAAACATGATTTACATTACCATTAGCATTGTCGATGGGCTCAACTAGAACTAAAAGCTCTTGCAGTGCACGTTGGCGCTCCTCGAGCGAAACAGAGGAATTATTTAAGTCAGCAATGGCAGTCTTCATGAACTCAGCATCTGATGGCATCTTTAACTTCTCCATGAGCTCCTGCAGGGAAGTTGTTTGAATGAAGGTAAGGCAATCAATAGTAATTTGTATTTTGCAAGTTCCAACCACC
This portion of the Panicum virgatum strain AP13 chromosome 2N, P.virgatum_v5, whole genome shotgun sequence genome encodes:
- the LOC120660275 gene encoding hsp70 nucleotide exchange factor FES1-like, which gives rise to MAGAKQPRRYRLPAILAAAVAAALLLFSQAVVALEKGTNRSSLLGQPRQWSTGTDEAEILAEAEARGRGRVGGDSAAGEQGGEFESLDSMLQWAIGNSDPDKLREKAAELETLSADELLKRQMEIKELMEKLKMPSDAEFMKTAIADLNNSSVSLEERQRALQELLVLVEPIDNANDLEKLGGLIPLIQELNNADEGIRTTSAWVLGKASQNNVLVQNQILGYGALKRLVNMGYSSSAAEAAKALYAISSLIRDNEHGQELFLSENGYAMLQHILSTDGNNVRLQKKVVSLLAYVADFQLSTGKSQASLLSNHLFIKSVVDMISAPDIDLQEKALLAAKSLLQLTSDDAVDLQKFSGLDDSLYALRVQLDELTSHEERREYALEVEILRREVQILFQQKFNQVRALQHDMKNDK
- the LOC120660276 gene encoding uncharacterized protein LOC120660276 gives rise to the protein MARLAAVAVALAATAAVAGAAETYYASVENHLPAQGMKLVCQAIGGMFLTALSVVPRGRVPHGQAGRRIAELMVEDGRNGWVRCNWAYAGNYVAGLTLLDSRWPDAKKCQDPAGQGLCRVVFEHDAMILRTPDGGERVIGDLPVKRCRRHWLLFSTECSYPDHPHPYVGRRLGNAFQYFAI